In the Salmo trutta chromosome 33, fSalTru1.1, whole genome shotgun sequence genome, one interval contains:
- the LOC115172854 gene encoding tonsoku-like protein, with amino-acid sequence MFLRSVPQSLLLPRPSTLFRTVISLIQRTQCLNPTGGRYLSTNGQPRTRSSQEIAVAPHPTLRHSNGTARPPQRHRHRGTEASILFGDESSSSDHSDLDSSVSPLPGCLPTPTCSPHSTGSARSQETSSSVPETRYAVAPSVFGKEEYNSAKTRRPEPIAATVQQQAGSVIQ; translated from the exons ATGTTTCTACGCTCTGTTCCACAGTCCCTGCTACTACCGCGCCCTTCGACACTCTTCAGGACAGTCATCTCTTTGATACAGAGAACTCAGTGTCTCAACCCCACCGGAGGGCGCTATCTATCCACCAACGGCCAGCCCAGAACCAGGAGCTCCCAGGAGATTGCAGTAGCTCCGCACCCCACACTGAGGCACTCTAATGGCACAGCGCGGCCCCCACAACGCCACagacacagagggacagaggccTCCATCCTCTTTGGG GATGAAAGCAGCTCCTCTGACCACAGTGACTTGGACAGCTCTGTCAGCCCTCTGCCGGGCTGTCTGCCCACGCCTACCTGCAGCCCCCACTCCACAGGAAGTGCCCGCAGTCAGGAAACAAGCTCTTCTGTTCCTGAAACGAGATATGCTGTGGCGCCCTCTGTCTTCGGCAAGGAGGAGTACAACAGTGCCAAGACCCGCCGCCCAGAACCTATCGCAGCCACAGTTCAGCAGCAAGCCGGCAGTGTCATCCAGTAG